In a single window of the Arachis hypogaea cultivar Tifrunner chromosome 6, arahy.Tifrunner.gnm2.J5K5, whole genome shotgun sequence genome:
- the LOC140173656 gene encoding uncharacterized protein gives MPPSPRSLPKYYTAWSSVEHPQTSGQAEVANRVILQEMKKKLNNAKGEWADLIPEILWSYNTTIQTTTGESLFKFVYGSEALILVEVGIPTLRTELYDEQHNLKARSAELDLTEEDREIAAIKQKAKKQLAERKHNKGVHPRTFTESDLVLR, from the exons ATGCCGCCATCTCCACGAAGCCTGCCAAAGTACTACACAGCATggag CTCGGTCGAACACCCACAAACCAGTGGGCAAGCCGAGGTTGCTAACCGAGTTATATTGCAGGAAATGAAGAAAAAACTCAATAATGCGAAGGGAGAATGGGCAGACCTCATCCCAGAAATATTATGGAGCTACAACACAACCATACAAACCACCACAGGTGAATCACTTTTCAAATTTGTCTATGGATCAGAAGCGCTAATTTTGGTTGAAGTCGGCATCCCAACATTAAGAACCGAGCTATATGACGAGCAACACAACCTGAAGGCAAGAAGCGCCGAGCTTGATCTAACCGAAGAAGACAGAGAGATCGCCGCCATCAAACAAAAGGCTAAAAAACAACTAGCCGAGAGAAAGCACAACAAAGGTGTACACCCGAGAACCTTCACTGAGAGCGACCTCGTACTTAGATGA